The window ACAGTTACCATCACGTATCCTAGAAGAATCCGATCTAATGGAGTTGTTGTAGATTGTATAATCTGTTGCAAACGAAATGTCATCCCTAGTTTGAAGGTTCTGTTGTGAACTTGAAGCATGGATCTTATTGACAGCACTGAGGCCTGTGACAAGAGATACATAAGGAGGAAACTAAGATAGACTCATCTAATGGCGAGAGTTTTAATTGCAAAATCAGCAGAACACATAAGCAAGAGGTTTGGAAGACATGCCTTGGCATTGGAGGCGGTCGGGCAGTCCCTGCCCAGCGGCAGGCCCGAGAACGAGGTGATCTGATTTATTGGTGGCGACTTCTCTTCGAAACTTGTGGGATCGGATTACTACTATGCAATTTTGAGACTGGAAATCAGCAAATAACAAGTATCAGAGCACGACGGGttatagcgagagagagagagagagagcgaggatTGATGATGGGAAACAGACCTGAGAGGATCAGAGGAAGGAAGAGGACGAGAGGGAGAAGGGAGAAGAAAAGAGGGCTCCTCCACCTTCTGCAGATCCCCATCGGCTGATCGATTCACACGGCTGCGCGCGCGCTCGCTATAGTGAGAGGATCGACAGATCTGTGAGGACGCCGTACACGTCAGCGAGCTTGCTTAAGTGGGTGGATTCAGTTCTCACGAGTTGGGCATTCGTCTTTCCATATACAAAAATGGGCCGTAATGGGCTTCGAATCATGTCGAATTGGGTCGGGTGCCGACCGCAAAGACACGGGCTGTTCGAGACATGGCTATCAGCACTCCAAGATAGTCTGGTCGCAAGGCTGCCAAGAGATTGACGGTTGTGATATACTATGACGCGAGTAAACCCTACACGATAATTATACTCTCTATCTCGCCATCAGTATTCATCAGATATGTGATAGGACGGTTGGATCCAAAGACAATATGTTGAACCACATGCTTGCCGCCCCGTTAAAATGAAGACGTGGAAATAATGCTGAACGACATCCAAGACGAGAGGAGATGCTCGGAAGTTTCCACTTTCCCCCACGCAATGCACAAATGCAATTCAtcagccagccagccagccagccaatCTTGGCCAAACTGGCTTTCGCATGCAGCAGCTCACTCATCGATCGTCAACAAAGGCGTTTCTCCGTAATCCATAAGCTGTACATGCCTTTGCAGCCGCACGTTTGCAAATTCCTATTGAGGTATGTACCTTTCAGATGTCTCAAGTACATGGACCATGATGTCGACTAGAGAAGGAGCGAGGAAATGCAGaatgaaaaaggaaaaaggagaGCTAAAAGAAAAATGTGACACACCAAAAGTCCATCGATCTAATTGGCCAGTCAAACCCGGCCACCATCGCATGTTATCCTCACTAAACAACTCGCtgtttaaatagaaaaaaaatgtaCCCCCCCCTCCTCATTCCCCCCCAGCTTTGAGCTTTTCATTCTACGGTGTGGCACCGAAGAAATATATACTCCCTCCTCCATGATAGCTTGCACCTTTGGATATGCTTTATGGGCACCTTTACGTTGCCTTATTTACCTCATTTGACCACCCCATGTTGCTGCTTCTTGTTTGTCTCTCGAGCCATCGAACtgaaaaatagagatggtcaagatTGATGGGCCGGTGAAGAATGTGATGGAGTCTTCGTTTTTCCTTGTGCCAACGCATCGACGACGGCTTTGGTCACGGCTTCCTCGAACCTGCCCTCGTCCCAATCACTATCCTGTTGCACCAGAGACATTTCATTGTTAATAGGATTTAGATAAGACCTTTGATCCCCGAGATAAGAACAGGAGGTGTCAGCCGAGAGTTTCCCCCAGCTTGCTCACAACTGGATCCATCATTGGCTTCAACTTCCTAAGCAGCAGCCAGAGGAGGAGTTGTAGGTCATCATGCTTATTGAGCTGACAAACGAACAAGTACGATTGAAATGACCACAAGATTGTCAAATGTAGGAAGCTTGGTAGGCCCTTAGATTGCGTTGCATCGCTGTTCAGCTTTCGCTACATGGCTAATTTCTTTGTTAGAACAatcttattaattattattattattattattgttattatactAGTTATATTTGTTGGTCGATAACACAACCAGCCAACTAAACCTTTTACTCATCCGATAAAGGCAGGACGCCTATCATTACGTGATCCACATGAAGATGAATGGTAGTATCTCCCGATACTACCATTTGCATTTAAACCTGCCACATAGTAAGTTTAGTGGAAGCATTAAGTCGCAATGCACAAGCAAAAATATAAAGAAATGTAGGAGCTATCTTTATTCGATGAAATCTTTACTAATGTGTTGACGGAGTGAAATCGAACACGCGAAAGCCGAAATCATCCCACTGCTAGGTCAAAACAATTGATAGGATAAATGCATGCATCGGTGTATCGTCCAGATTTATCCTATATCAGAAGTTCTTTCACGTGACATGAAATAAAAGGTTTCCCCAACCAAACAGAATAAATATAAGAACGTACAAGTACCAAGACCTTCACACTATCAAAATAAAGACGGATTAGTTAAGGCTCGTACCTTCACTTGTAGCTTAAGATTGGCCCTTGCGAATATATTTCTCGATGGCGATCTCGTGCTTGCATCCATGGATATCAATATTACGTCTCTCATCTCTTTCAGGAGTCGAAGCGCATGGAGAACCAGATCTATCATATCACATTCCTCCCTTACGATGAGGCTGAGGTTGATTTGTTGCGCCTCTGATTTGAACTCGGAGGATCGGCTTATCTGAACTTCGACTCTTTCGCTTCGATCACTAACTTCATCAGCGTCGTCGGCAGACTTCAGTTGACGTTCTAGCATTTGATTCCTCTCCTCAAGCTCAGAGAGTCGAGCTTTCAAGGAATTCAAGTAGGTCTTCGTGTTTGCCAGCACCGATACGTTGTCCTTCTGTGATATGGAATTTGGAAAAGAGAAGGAATTATCGAAATCGTTGTGAAGGAAGCAACTAGCTAACACAGTAGTACTTTCTAACTTCCACACACAGTTTTTACTACCATCTCTCTAACGCATGGCATGTGCGAGAATGATGAGCCGAAATCTCTAATCTACTGGTGTGATGATGATCATGAATGCTGATTCTGGACTCCCATTGCTGAGTCCATCTAATAATTTGAAACCGGAAGTAAAGAAACACGTTTTATTTTGAGGCCAAAAGCGTAGTCGGGAGAATAATCGAACGTCAAAATTGGTTGATTAAATGAAAGCAGTCTTGTGCCATTCTAGAATAGATGCGAAGTCCACATGTTAATCGTGCGTTCTCTATAAATCTGGTTCCAGCTTTGTACCTTAGATCCTGGCGGAAGTAGCACTCTGAGAGCATGAAAGTAGTCATTAATCTTCTTCCGACGCCTGCGCTCCGATATGATGTGGTGCAACTGGTTACTTGTTGGCCGATGTTCCTGCGCTCGAGCTTCCATCCTCATCCTGTTAATTTCTGTCAAGATGTTGATGCCCATCTTAATCATTCTTTGGCCAGGTAAGTTCTGATTTGCCTCCGGTTTTGGAGCAAGAGCTGGATCGTAAGCTTTAAAAGCTCCAATTTGATGGTCGATACGTCCCTGATAGATTTGGTGTTGTTGCCGATCTAGCTGGTGACTAAGTGGAGAAGAAGACGAGGATGGCAACCAGTTAACAGCAAGCATGGCTCTCCTCATTGCCTCATCATCACCTGTAGCGGCTGGGAATTGAACATTTCGGTTCGGGTTGTAGGCTTGCATGGGCATTTGGTGTGACGGAGCCAGTGGTTGCTCTGTGATCGCCTCAGGAACAAAAGGAGCACCTGGTTTAGTTAGAAGAAGATGTGAGCTCTGGGGACTTCCCGCTGATGAAGATCGAAGTGACGAGGAGGACGGTGAGGGCCAACCCAGTTCAGGTGGCAGTATGAGGTTTCCTGATTGGGAGTGCCGCATGAAGTctcttcctcctccgcctcctaacTGGTACCGTTGAACGAAGTCTTCACCGAACACTTGCTGGATAATCACATGCAGGTTTGTCTGCAAACGAAAcccagaagatgatgatgatgatgatgagaaagaGTATACAACGAAATGAATAATAATATTCGTAACGCATGTAATTGCCGTCAGATAGATTACATCCGGTGACATCGTCATTCCTAATTCAATTTCTCCGTTCCGGCATCCCACGAATACTGCAGTCTGTCACAAAGAAGCAGCATCGTTGCTCTTAAATAAAATCGGTTGAGATTCACTAGACTAATAGGAACAACGGGTTCTGACAACAGCAAACCTTTATTCCGGCTTCCTGAAACAGTGAAAACGCATCCAAAATAAGCATCGTGAATTTCTAAAGGTAGCACTTTGAAGAACATTCTAATTCATAAAATAATAGCTGAATTTAATCACCTGGTAGAATTCCCGTTGTACGTTCATCCATGCCAAGGTCATTAGATCTGCATCCCTTAACTCGATGTATGCAGGCGCACCTTTGTAGGCCAACCCGGGAATACAACTAGGAACGGAAAGACTATACGTCAACACAACTCGATAAGCAGAATGATATACCGATCTCCAGAACTTACTGATTGATCTTATCCTTTTTG of the Musa acuminata AAA Group cultivar baxijiao chromosome BXJ2-10, Cavendish_Baxijiao_AAA, whole genome shotgun sequence genome contains:
- the LOC103969839 gene encoding putative transcription factor bHLH041 isoform X2; this translates as MRMSAMDSFFLLGAEARGRFLQIAGRTLGCTYICTWTPLSHPPINLLISTDGWHREEDGDLPSSSSGSISLRLFKAYHGSLCSIQNGCIPGLAYKGAPAYIELRDADLMTLAWMNVQREFYQEAGIKTAVFVGCRNGEIELGMTMSPDVIYLTAITCVTNIIIHFVVYSFSSSSSSSSGFRLQTNLHVIIQQVFGEDFVQRYQLGGGGGRDFMRHSQSGNLILPPELGAPFVPEAITEQPLAPSHQMPMQAYNPNRNVQFPAATGDDEAMRRAMLAVNWLPSSSSSPLSHQLDRQQHQIYQGRIDHQIGAFKAYDPALAPKPEANQNLPGQRMIKMGINILTEINRMRMEARAQEHRPTSNQLHHIISERRRRKKINDYFHALRVLLPPGSKKDNVSVLANTKTYLNSLKARLSELEERNQMLERQLKSADDADEVSDRSERVEVQISRSSEFKSEAQQINLSLIVREECDMIDLVLHALRLLKEMRDVILISMDASTRSPSRNIFARANLKLQVKDSDWDEGRFEEAVTKAVVDALAQGKTKTPSHSSPAHQS
- the LOC103969839 gene encoding putative transcription factor bHLH041 isoform X1, with the protein product MRMSAMDSFFLLGAEARGRFLQIAGRTLGCTYICTWTPLSHPPINLLISTDGWHREEDGDLPSSSSGSISLRLFKAYHGSLCSIQNGCIPGLAYKGAPAYIELRDADLMTLAWMNVQREFYQEAGIKTAVFVGCRNGEIELGMTMSPDVIYLTAITCVTNIIIHFVVYSFSSSSSSSSGFRLQTNLHVIIQQVFGEDFVQRYQLGGGGGRDFMRHSQSGNLILPPELGWPSPSSSSLRSSSAGSPQSSHLLLTKPGAPFVPEAITEQPLAPSHQMPMQAYNPNRNVQFPAATGDDEAMRRAMLAVNWLPSSSSSPLSHQLDRQQHQIYQGRIDHQIGAFKAYDPALAPKPEANQNLPGQRMIKMGINILTEINRMRMEARAQEHRPTSNQLHHIISERRRRKKINDYFHALRVLLPPGSKKDNVSVLANTKTYLNSLKARLSELEERNQMLERQLKSADDADEVSDRSERVEVQISRSSEFKSEAQQINLSLIVREECDMIDLVLHALRLLKEMRDVILISMDASTRSPSRNIFARANLKLQVKDSDWDEGRFEEAVTKAVVDALAQGKTKTPSHSSPAHQS
- the LOC103969839 gene encoding putative transcription factor bHLH041 isoform X3, which translates into the protein MRMSAMDSFFLLGAEARGRFLQIAGRTLGCTYICTWTPLSHPPINLLISTDGWHREEDGDLPSSSSGSISLRLFKAYHGSLCSIQNGCIPGLAYKGAPAYIELRDADLMTLAWMNVQREFYQEAGIKTAVFVGCRNGEIELGMTMSPDTNLHVIIQQVFGEDFVQRYQLGGGGGRDFMRHSQSGNLILPPELGWPSPSSSSLRSSSAGSPQSSHLLLTKPGAPFVPEAITEQPLAPSHQMPMQAYNPNRNVQFPAATGDDEAMRRAMLAVNWLPSSSSSPLSHQLDRQQHQIYQGRIDHQIGAFKAYDPALAPKPEANQNLPGQRMIKMGINILTEINRMRMEARAQEHRPTSNQLHHIISERRRRKKINDYFHALRVLLPPGSKKDNVSVLANTKTYLNSLKARLSELEERNQMLERQLKSADDADEVSDRSERVEVQISRSSEFKSEAQQINLSLIVREECDMIDLVLHALRLLKEMRDVILISMDASTRSPSRNIFARANLKLQVKDSDWDEGRFEEAVTKAVVDALAQGKTKTPSHSSPAHQS